TGGTCTCGAACTCGGTGCACCTGCACTCGAACGGCCGGGACACCACGTCTCACCTGGAGATTGCGTTCAAGTTTCACCCACACGGTTACGAGCCGACGTTGAAGCCGGCCGGGCGCGACCTGGGCAACGGTCTCGACATCGACATCCGGGGCATGCAGGCGGGGCAGGAGCTCCACGCCTACACCGTTCTGGAGGAGCATCAGAAGATCACCACCTTCGAGCCGCACCTGCACGCGCCGGGCGAGCGGATGTGCCTGGAAGCGATCTGGGGCAACTTCATCGAGACCCTCAGTTGCGTCGGCTACGACCACAACTGGGTCCGGACCTACGAGTACGCCGACGACCACGCGCCGCTGCTGCCCAAGGGCACCATCCTGCACATCACCGGTTACATGAACAACTCGCCGACGAACCGCAACGTGCCGGATCCGCGGAACTGGCAGGGATCGGGCAACCGGTCGGTAACCAACATGTTCATCGACCTCGGTCTCGGCGTGGAGCTGTCGGACGAGCAGTTCCTCGAGGAGATGGCCGAGCGGCGCCGGGCGCACGACTGGCGGCCGGGCGACCACATCCTCGGCTGCCCGCTGTGCGGCTACGACGACCTGGAAATCCCGGCCGATGAGGACGAGGAAACGGAGGCCGAAACGGAGGCGGAAGCGGAGGCGGAAGCGGAGGCGGGAGCTGCCGCCGGGGCCGCGCAATAGCCGTGATGGGAGGAATGGGTCCGGGCGGAACTCCAGAGCGGCTGGCGGCGGCGCTGGTGCTGGCGGCGCTGGTGCTGCTGCCGGCGGCCGCGGCCGATGCCCAGGGCCGCGGCGGCGACTTCACGCTGTCGTACACGAGCGGTCTGAACGTGTCCCCCGCCTACGAGGGTTGGGAGCGGGATCCGGACGGGCAACGCTACTTCCTCTTCGGTTACATGAACCACAACTGGGAGGAAGAGATCGTGGTTTCGGCGGGCCCGGACAACGCCATTGAGCCCGGCGGGCCGGATCAGGGGCAGCCGACTCGCTTCCTGCCGCGGCGCAATCGATTCATCTTTCGCGTTCCGGTGCCGGAGAACTTCACGGTGACGGACGAGATGGTCTGGACGCTGACGACGAACGGCGTGACGGAGATGGCCTACGCCACGTTGCGCCTCGACTACTTCGTTGACTCGATGGTGCGGGCCTCGGAGCAGGGCGCCATCGGCGCCGGCACCACGAACCCGACGATCCGCTCGAACACCGGGCCGACGCTGACGGTCGAAGGCCCGACGGAGCGGCGGATCCGCGTCGGAGAACCGCTGACGCTGGTGGCGCGGGCGACTGACGACGGCATACCGGAGTCGCGGCGCCAGCGGTCGGCGAGCCGCCGGCAGTCGGAGCGACTGGATCGGTGGCGTCCGCCCTACCGCGCCACCGTGAGCAGCGAGACCGGCTTGCGCGTGTCGTGGTTCGTCTACCGCGGCGCCGGCGAGGTGAGGTTCGATCCCCCGCAGGTGACGGTGTGGGAGGATACGCGGCCGGGGTCACTCTCACCCTGGTCGCCGCACTGGGTGACGCCCGAGCCGCCGCCGGATAACGGTTGGGTCGCCTCGGTCACCTTCGAGGAACCGGGAGTCTACACCCTTCGATGCCGGGCGAGTGACGGTGCGCTCGACGTGGACCGCGACGTAGTCGTCACCGTCGTTCCGTGACGGCACGGGCGCGGATCCACGCGCCCGCTCCGGTCTCCTCCGGACCGCGCGGCGGCCGGAGTCTTAGCCGTGCGGTTGCGTCAGCGTCGGCCGGCGCCGCCTTGGGATTCTGCGCAGCCACCCTTGCGGCCCAGCCAGGGTCGACTCCCTTCGCCGTCACGTTTGCCGACGCCACGGTGCAGGCCGGCATCGACTTCACGCACGATAACGGCGCAAGTGGGCGTCACCTGTACCCGGAACTCTTCGGCGGCGGCGTCGCCGTGCTCGATCTGGACGCCGACGACTGGCCGGATCTGCTGTTCGTCAACGGCCGGGGCTGGGGCTCGTCCGCCGACACTCGCCACGGGCTGTTCAGGAACAACCGCGATGGAACGTTCCGCGACGTGTTCAGCGGCAGCGGCCTCGATGGCGCCGATGTCTACGGGCTGGGGGCAACCGTCGCCGACTACGACAACGACGGCTACGACGACGTCTTCCTGACCACCGTCGATGGCGGCCGGCTCTACCGGAACGCCGGCGACGGCACTTTCCTCGACGTTACACTCGACGCGGGCATCGGGGATGGCCGGTTCGCGGTCAGCGCCGCGTGGCTCGACTACGACCGTGACGGACTGGCCGACCTTTTCGTCGGGAACTACGTCGACTGGTCCCCGGACGCCGATACGGGTTGCGGCGATCCTCCGGGCTATTGCGGCCCCGACGCGTACGGACCCGTCGCGCCCACGTTGTACCGAAACACCGGCGGCGGTCGGTTCGAGAACGTCACCGGGGCCGCCGGACTCGACGATCCCACCGACAAGGCGATGGGCGTCGCCGTGCTCGACTACGACGCCGACGGCTGGCCGGACCTGTTCGTCGGCAGCGACCGCGTACCCGCCAAGCTGTACCGGAACGACGGCGCCGGACGGTTTACCGACGTGGCGCTGCGCTCGGGGGTCGCGGTGAGCGAGCGCGGGCGGGCGCGCGCGAACATGGGAGTGGACGCTGCCGACTACGACCGGTCCGGAAGGCCGGACATCCTGGTCGGCAACTTCCTCCACGAGATGCTCGGTCTTTACCGCGCCACCGGGGACGAGTTGTTTGTCGACGCCGCTCCCCGGTCGACGGTGGGCCGGGCCAGCTACCAGTCGGTTACCTGGGCGGTCTTTTTCCTGGATGTCGACCTCGACGGCTTCCTCGATATCTTCGCCGCCAACGGCGGGACCGATGAATCGCAGGGGATGCTGGATGCGCGGGCGCGGCTCAGTCAGCCGCCCCTGCTGTTGCGGAACCAGGGTGACGGCACGTTCGACGACGTCAGCGCGGCGGTTGGAGAAGCGTTTGGCCGGCCCGCCATGGGTCGGGGCGCGGCCTACCTCGATTACGACGGCGACGGCGATCCGGATATCGTGCTCACCGCGTTGAACGGTCCGGCGCGCCTGCTGCGCAACGATGGCGGCAACCGAAGCAACTGGCTTCGGGTCCGGCTCGCCGGGACACCCTCGAACCGGCTCGGCATCGGAGCCACGGTCCGGATTGCCAGCGCGTCCGGCACGCAGCGGCGGACGGTTCGTAGCGGATCGAGCTACGCCTCGCAGAGCGAGTTGCCACTCACGTTCGGGATCGGCAGCGATACGGTGGTGGAGTCGCTCGAGGTCGTCTGGCCTTCCGGCAGTAGCCAACGGTTCACGGATATCGTTCCCAATCGACTGATCGTCATCGACGAGGCGGAGGGCCTGCGGCCGTCAGCGGCGGTCCCGTGACACCTGCAGAAGCGCCTCCTCGATGAGCCGCGTGAAGTACTCGAAGGGCGGCAGGAAGGGAGGCGGTTCCGGTGCGAGCCGGCCGTTGACCAGGAAGCCCGGGCTGGTGTGCAGACCGTAGCGTATCGCCTCGTCCAGGGCGTCCATGATCGCCGGACGCGTCTCGCCGCTCGTCAGGCAGGCGCTGAACTGGCCGGCATCCAGACCAGCCTCGACCGCCGCCTGCCGCAGGCGGTTCGCGTTCAGCACCGCTGGCCGTGACAGCAGGGCATCGTGAAACGGCCAGAACAGATTCTGGTGGTTGGCGCACTGCCCGGCCTGCGCCGCCTGGATGGCCGCGGTGCGATCGGGTGGCGGGAGATGTTTGAACACAATCCGGATCCGGTCCCCGTACGTTTCCCGCACGCGGCCGAACGCGGTGGCGAACCGGCCATAGTCAGCGTTCTGGAAGTCGCCGAAGACAACCAGCTCGACCGGGGCGCCCTCCGGACCGAGTACGGCGTCCTGCGCGGTCCGCTCCACCGCGATGCGGGGCGGGTCCAGAGTCAGCTCGGCGTTCGTGGAGATCGCGATCAACTCCTCCAGGTAGTTCATCCGGGCCAGCTCTCGTGCCGTCACGCGTTCCAGCCAGGCCCGCAAGGCAGGCTTCATCCGTTCGTAGCTGTAGCCTCGCGTGGCAGTCCCGAGGTCGGCGTAGAGTGATTGGGCGGCCGATTCCGGCATTTCGACGACCCGCGGAGGAATCTCCCGTTCCATCAACTCCTGCGGCGTCAGGCCCTGCGCCTCGGCCTCGCGGGCAATGAGCTCCTCGGCCACGAGCTCGTCCGTGAAGCGCCACCGGGTGTCGTGGATCTCGCGGGCGAGTGCGATGAAGCCGCCCGGATCCTGCCGGCGCCACTCGCGATCGACCTCGGCCACGGTGATGATCCGGTCGCCGACCGTCGCGGCGACCGCGTCCGGAGTCGCGGCGAGACCCGGGCCTTCCGCGTCGTCCGTGTCGTCAGCGGCGCGGCGTCCGCCGGCCGGGGCCCGCCCCGGCCCGGTGGCCGAGCGGTCGGCGGGCGATGATCCGCCGGCGTCCACGCCGCCGTGCAGGGCGACGTCGAGCGAGGCATGGTCCCCGGGGTCCGAACCGCGGCTGACGGTCAGGATGTAGTCGCCGGGCGGCATGAGGGAGATCGGCGCGTTGGCGACGATTTCGACGTCGGTGGCCGACCGGACGATGAGCGGGACGAGATCGAGGGTGACGAAGGGAGTAGAGCCGAACCCTGTCCCGGTGATGGTCAGGGTGCCTCCCTGGGCGTCGGGTCGAGCGCCGGAGATGGCGAGCGGTGACGTCTCTACCGGTTGCGGGAACGCCGGAGCGGCGGCCAGGACGAACGCCACGGCGACCACGGAGACGGGCTTGCCGCGCATGCTACGGTCCGCAAGGATATCAAGGATCCTTCGCGCCGACCGTGCGGCAGCGTCTATAATCCGCCGTCTGTGACGCGTATCGTCGCCTGGGTTCAGGCCTTCGCACTCGGCATCGGGGGGCCGGGCCTCTTCCT
Above is a window of Acidobacteriota bacterium DNA encoding:
- a CDS encoding CRTAC1 family protein, with protein sequence MHAPAPVSSGPRGGRSLSRAVASASAGAALGFCAATLAAQPGSTPFAVTFADATVQAGIDFTHDNGASGRHLYPELFGGGVAVLDLDADDWPDLLFVNGRGWGSSADTRHGLFRNNRDGTFRDVFSGSGLDGADVYGLGATVADYDNDGYDDVFLTTVDGGRLYRNAGDGTFLDVTLDAGIGDGRFAVSAAWLDYDRDGLADLFVGNYVDWSPDADTGCGDPPGYCGPDAYGPVAPTLYRNTGGGRFENVTGAAGLDDPTDKAMGVAVLDYDADGWPDLFVGSDRVPAKLYRNDGAGRFTDVALRSGVAVSERGRARANMGVDAADYDRSGRPDILVGNFLHEMLGLYRATGDELFVDAAPRSTVGRASYQSVTWAVFFLDVDLDGFLDIFAANGGTDESQGMLDARARLSQPPLLLRNQGDGTFDDVSAAVGEAFGRPAMGRGAAYLDYDGDGDPDIVLTALNGPARLLRNDGGNRSNWLRVRLAGTPSNRLGIGATVRIASASGTQRRTVRSGSSYASQSELPLTFGIGSDTVVESLEVVWPSGSSQRFTDIVPNRLIVIDEAEGLRPSAAVP
- a CDS encoding thioredoxin domain-containing protein is translated as MRGKPVSVVAVAFVLAAAPAFPQPVETSPLAISGARPDAQGGTLTITGTGFGSTPFVTLDLVPLIVRSATDVEIVANAPISLMPPGDYILTVSRGSDPGDHASLDVALHGGVDAGGSSPADRSATGPGRAPAGGRRAADDTDDAEGPGLAATPDAVAATVGDRIITVAEVDREWRRQDPGGFIALAREIHDTRWRFTDELVAEELIAREAEAQGLTPQELMEREIPPRVVEMPESAAQSLYADLGTATRGYSYERMKPALRAWLERVTARELARMNYLEELIAISTNAELTLDPPRIAVERTAQDAVLGPEGAPVELVVFGDFQNADYGRFATAFGRVRETYGDRIRIVFKHLPPPDRTAAIQAAQAGQCANHQNLFWPFHDALLSRPAVLNANRLRQAAVEAGLDAGQFSACLTSGETRPAIMDALDEAIRYGLHTSPGFLVNGRLAPEPPPFLPPFEYFTRLIEEALLQVSRDRR